Genomic segment of Methanolobus mangrovi:
GAATCGTCTATCTTTAGTTCTTTTGTAAGATCAGTTGTCTCATCCCAGAGGGTCACTCTTATTTTACCGGTTTCATCACCGATCATGATGTTTGCAACTTTCCCGGCACTACCATCTTTTTTATTGAATGTCCTGATGTCAGATATATCCAGGATCCTGCCGCGGATGTTAAGGTCGCCCATTCCATTTTTGATGTCTTCTATCTTTTTTGAATCGATACGTGCCTCAACCTTTTCATCCGTTTCACAGAAAACCCCGTTGTTTCCGATATTAACTTCAATACCTGAGTAGCCTTCCTTTACGTAACCGGCTATCTGGAAATTCTGACCGACCTGAATCTCTCCTGTCTTTACGAGATCTGCCCTGTCATCCCATAATGTCAGGCGTATAGAGCCTGTTTCATCTGCAACGACAACATTTGCAACCCTGCCAGTTGTGCCATCATTTCGGTTGAATTCCCTTGCAGGGAAAACGGACATGATCTTTGCAATGAACTTGACATTACCGCTGTTTGGAGTTATTCCTGATATTTTCTGTAACTGGTTATCTCCGGTGTCGCTGGCTCCATGGTCATGGGCAACAAGCATTGCGGCGGTCCTGACATCGCAGAGTCCGCTCATTTGTTCCACTTTCTCTTCAACCTCACGTGTAAAATCCTCTTTGCTGATGACGCCGCCGAGTTTTTCATATATTTCATTTATCTCGTCCATAATAATACCCTGAAAACTGAATTGAATACGTCAAATGATCATCCATGTACCTTTCAACTAGTCTAGTATTCTCTTAGATAATTAATCTAACGAAGATGTCTATAAAATGCCTGTAATTCTGATCTTCTGCCAATAATATTGTATTTATCCCGTCATTTTAATAAGATATATTAATTATGAGATGTATTTGCAAGATATCATGATCCGTAAATGTAAAGAGCATGGCTATTTCAGGGGAGAAGTCTGCCCTGATTGTGGAGAAGAAGGACGTTATGTGCTGGATGATGATCGGGAAGAGCGTCTTGGAAGGTTTATTTCCGGTGCATTGAGACACTTCCCCGGAGATGTGGGTATTGAAATGGACTCTCTGGGATGGGTCGAGTTAGGTCAACTCTGCGATATCATGAAAAAACGGTACAAGTGGGGGACCATGGAACGGCTGATCTCACTTGTCGAATCTGACAAAAAAGGGCGCTACGAGATAGACGATGGTTTCATAAGGGCGAGATATGGTCACTCCGTAGATGTGGACCTTATATCTGATTACCCTGAAAATGAGCTGCCTTATCTGTACTATGGTGTCAGTCAGGAAGAGGCAGACATGTTGCTCGATAATGGAATTTATCCCATAAGGCAGTGTTATGTACACCTTAGTACCTCATTTGAAAAATCAAAGGAAGCAGCCTCAGTTCATACGGATAACCCTGTTATCATGGAGATTGACGCAAACGCTGCCCAGCAGGATGGAGTCGACATTGTTACTGTAAATGCTGATATTGTCCTTGCAAGGGGAATTCCTCCTGAATATATCAGTGTTGTAGAATCTGAGGAGTAATCCTCATTCAACTGATATTTTGTTCAGGCCGTTGTCTCTAGTGATAGCGAAGTGTACGTCAAGGAATTGTTCGGTTACGTGGATGTTTGTCAGGCAATGCGGCGTAAGTTCCCTGGTTGTAAATGATCCGTTTCCTGCAATTCCCATGTAAGGGATCAACTGGTCAGCCAGATGGATATCAACGGCTGCCTTAGCTAGCAGTTCATCAAGCAACATTTGTGCAGCCTGACTACCTACATTTTCTGCTGGAAGTCCTTTTTTCCCGATATTTACAGATCCCATGAGGCCAGACCATAGTGTGATTCCGCTTCCGGTTGATAGGTAATTTTCTGTTTTGCTTTCTATATGGCTTTTCCTTCCATATTCTTCCAGTAATTTTCTCGCAGAATCTGCCTGCCGCTTTGCGACATGTTCGGGCAGATTGGAACAATGTGATACTCCATATATCTCATTTTTTTCTGCTTTAAAGTCCACTCCTTTTATTCTGGAGGGCGTTATTTCTATTTCCACTGCACCTCCGCCTTTTGGATAATATCCGCGCTCAATAAGCCTGATACTGGCTCTGTATCCCATTTTTGACAGAGCTTTTAAGGTAACTTCTTTAATATAGTCTATTGATGGTGACCATGCAACATCGGTTCCTCCTGTTATTCTAAGCGACGTCTTTTCAGGAGAATGAGCTGCTATCGGCATTATAGATTGCATAAGCAGTGGGATACTTCCAGCAGTTCCGATGGATATGTTTGTTTTAACCCCCCTTATTTCCGATGGAGAAAAGTATATCTGTGTGGAGCCCGGAAAAAGTCCCTTGACATCGGCATCGCAAATCATGGCAATGGTTTCGATGGATTTGAGATGCTGGGGTTTTAGCCCTTCTTTCGGACGATTGCGGCGTATATTTTTTATCGTGACGTCTTCTTTTATTATTGCTGAGAGAGCAATAGCTGTCCTTAGTATCTGCCCCCCACCTTCCCCATAAGAACCGTCTATTTCTATCATATCTTATGTCTTTGTTTTACGCATTTTTTTCAATGCACCCTTTGCAGCAAAACTTGTAGGGTCTATTAGCATCGATACGGGTGGGGCATAGCATGTCTCGATGTTTGCCAGTTCATCAACGTTCGTTCTTTTTTTGATGGCAAGTGTGAGTGCATCTATGCGTTCTTTCACACCTTCTCCTCCAACAATCTGTGCTCCTACAAGGTATCTATCACTGAATATTAGTTTGATGAAAAGTTTGCTGCCACCTGGATAATAATCTGCTCTCGTTGAACCGGTGGCTATTCCAGTTACTATTTTGATGTTATTCTCCATTGCTTCTTTTGATGTGATTCCCGTGGTTCCGACTTGTAATTCTCCTATGACTGCTACCCAGGGATTGAGGATAGGACCAAATTCAGCGGGGCTTGAAGTGAGATTGTTGGTTATGATGCCTGCCATTCTTCTTGCATTACTTGCAACCTGGCTCAACATTGCTTTTCCGGTGATGTGGTTATGGACTTCGACACATTCCCCGCCACAATAGATGTCCTGATGATATTCGCCTCCGATAGAAGGGTTCAAATATTCATTCACAATTATCCCTCCGGTATCTCCAATATCAATTCCTGCACTGGATGCCAATTCATTCTCAGGTCCAACTCCGATGGCTATTATAACAAGGTCTGCCGGGAATTCAGTGGAAGCGATTGTGACGGATTCTACGTGTGTTTCTCCGTTAATTGATTTTGGTACATGTCCTTCTATGACTTTAACTCCAAGAGATTCTAGATGTTCCTTTACTGATTCTGCCATATCAGGGTCGATATTGTGTGAGAGGATGGACGAACCTCTGTTGAGCAGGATAGTGTTTATATTCCTCTGGCTGGTGGCCGCAGCAAGTTCCGAACCAATGGACCCACCACCAATTATAACGATATTTGATGCGTTGGTTAGTGCTTCTTCTATTTTCATTGCATCCGAGAGCGTTCTAAGGGTGAACACATTTTTGAGTGAAGTTCCCTGGGTATGCATGGGTACTCTTGGTTTGCTGCCTGTGGCTATTACAAGTTTATCAAAATGATATTCTTGTCCGTCAGCGCTGATGGTGTGGTTTTCAATGTTAATGGAATCCACTCTGGTTTCAAGCCGAAGGTCCATTCCCATATCTTTGAAGAACTTGTCATTTCTCAGGACCAACGATTCAAAATCCTTGATCTGCCCTCCAATGACAAAAGGCATTCCACATTGACTATATGCTGTGTGTTTATCTTCGGAGAATACTGTTACAGAGTATTTGCTGTGGCGCATGAGGCTTGTAGCCACAGCCATTCCCACTGCTCCTCCTCCGATTATGATTACCTTTTTATCATCTTGCATATTTTTTTCTCGCATATTCTTTTAAAAGCTTGTTTGCATATTAATTCTATTCCCCGGTCAGCTTTTATCTAAATCAAAAGCAGTTGTGGTTTTATTTTAAATAGCCATCAGAATATCAACCCATAAGTTTATAAAACTTTGAATTATATTACTTAACGTAATCATCATTATGATTGCATTATTATTTAAAACAAGATAATACAGATACTACGAACATAGGTATCTTTCAACAATAGTCATTCGCAATCACTACAGATTCAAATATGAATCATCTACCGATTAGGTATTCATTAAATCATAAAAAGATGCTTAACAGGTCAAAAGCTACAAGTATTCAATGAGGGATTTGGAAATACTGCTTATTGATCACTGCCCAAAGCAGCATGAGTAACATGCCTGCATTATATGTAGGGTGATTAATTACTGCTGTACTTAGCTTGGCGTTGGTTTCGATTAAGTGGAATTCATCATGTTTATTCATTGAATTTTTAGTTTCATCTTTAAAGCCTTTCGACATGATGACGAAGTCTGGGTAGTTATTACCGATTTACTATTTTTGTATTCCGAATTGTTCTGGTATCATCATTACATACATAAATTCGGAGAATCATCATGCAAAA
This window contains:
- a CDS encoding OB-fold nucleic acid binding domain-containing protein, encoding MDEINEIYEKLGGVISKEDFTREVEEKVEQMSGLCDVRTAAMLVAHDHGASDTGDNQLQKISGITPNSGNVKFIAKIMSVFPAREFNRNDGTTGRVANVVVADETGSIRLTLWDDRADLVKTGEIQVGQNFQIAGYVKEGYSGIEVNIGNNGVFCETDEKVEARIDSKKIEDIKNGMGDLNIRGRILDISDIRTFNKKDGSAGKVANIMIGDETGKIRVTLWDETTDLTKELKIDDSVEIINGYARENNFNQQVEMQVGNRSTIRKIEDEVEFKEDFTSIADIVPGESYSISGLVSGLGEIREFDRDDGTVNMVSNIYVSDDTGRIRIALWGDHALLVDQLDIDMPVEIIDAFSKSGFNDEIELSAGNRTRIMIR
- the rtcA gene encoding RNA 3'-terminal phosphate cyclase, whose protein sequence is MIEIDGSYGEGGGQILRTAIALSAIIKEDVTIKNIRRNRPKEGLKPQHLKSIETIAMICDADVKGLFPGSTQIYFSPSEIRGVKTNISIGTAGSIPLLMQSIMPIAAHSPEKTSLRITGGTDVAWSPSIDYIKEVTLKALSKMGYRASIRLIERGYYPKGGGAVEIEITPSRIKGVDFKAEKNEIYGVSHCSNLPEHVAKRQADSARKLLEEYGRKSHIESKTENYLSTGSGITLWSGLMGSVNIGKKGLPAENVGSQAAQMLLDELLAKAAVDIHLADQLIPYMGIAGNGSFTTRELTPHCLTNIHVTEQFLDVHFAITRDNGLNKISVE
- a CDS encoding NAD(P)/FAD-dependent oxidoreductase, encoding MREKNMQDDKKVIIIGGGAVGMAVATSLMRHSKYSVTVFSEDKHTAYSQCGMPFVIGGQIKDFESLVLRNDKFFKDMGMDLRLETRVDSINIENHTISADGQEYHFDKLVIATGSKPRVPMHTQGTSLKNVFTLRTLSDAMKIEEALTNASNIVIIGGGSIGSELAAATSQRNINTILLNRGSSILSHNIDPDMAESVKEHLESLGVKVIEGHVPKSINGETHVESVTIASTEFPADLVIIAIGVGPENELASSAGIDIGDTGGIIVNEYLNPSIGGEYHQDIYCGGECVEVHNHITGKAMLSQVASNARRMAGIITNNLTSSPAEFGPILNPWVAVIGELQVGTTGITSKEAMENNIKIVTGIATGSTRADYYPGGSKLFIKLIFSDRYLVGAQIVGGEGVKERIDALTLAIKKRTNVDELANIETCYAPPVSMLIDPTSFAAKGALKKMRKTKT
- a CDS encoding RNA 2'-phosphotransferase; protein product: MIRKCKEHGYFRGEVCPDCGEEGRYVLDDDREERLGRFISGALRHFPGDVGIEMDSLGWVELGQLCDIMKKRYKWGTMERLISLVESDKKGRYEIDDGFIRARYGHSVDVDLISDYPENELPYLYYGVSQEEADMLLDNGIYPIRQCYVHLSTSFEKSKEAASVHTDNPVIMEIDANAAQQDGVDIVTVNADIVLARGIPPEYISVVESEE